From one Triticum aestivum cultivar Chinese Spring chromosome 4B, IWGSC CS RefSeq v2.1, whole genome shotgun sequence genomic stretch:
- the LOC123090185 gene encoding uncharacterized protein translates to MPTQMQYVQALPSKNDGDIKYYFAAHWTEDNDKGYYGVSALMDVYGLNLNHGQMSAGAIWIQNLKGDFDKNLNSIVVGWVVWPSRFKDSHTHFFTVWTKDSHRSTGCVNLNYPGFRLVKGSPISPGDIITPVSGINGKRHTITIKVYKESSSGDWWLSCGIDKNPIPVGYFPASLFDSLSVKATQIKIGGHALSTKTTIPPPMGSGAFASNSNKAAFIHDIWLIHKDGISTPIDNDAPTKVTDDKLYSASPIGRAKFYYGGPGGES, encoded by the exons ATGCCAACTCAGATGCAATATGTACAAGCTTTACCATCTAAAAATGATGGTGACATTAAATATTAT TTTGCTGCACATTGGACCGAGgataatgacaaaggatactaTGGAGTATCTGCTTTGATGGATGTGTATGGACTCAATCTTAATCATGGACAAATGTCAGCGGGTGCAATTTGGATACAAAACTTGAAAGGAGATTTTGACAAAAATCTCAATTCAATTGTCGTTGGTTGGGTG GTTTGGCCATCTCGGTTTAAGGACTCACATACTCACTTCTTCACAGTTTGGACA AAAGATAGTCATCGGAGTACAGGGTGTGTCAACCTCAACTATCCTGGTTTTCGACTGGTGAAGGGATCCCCCATATCTCCCGGTGACATCATAACCCCGGTGTCTGGTATCAATGGGAAACGGCATACTATTACCATTAAAGTGTACAAG GAAAGTTCAAGCGGGGACTGGTGGTTATCTTGTGGCATTGACAAAAACCCAATTCCGGTAGGTTACTTCCCAGCATCACTGTTTGATAGCTTATCAGTGAAAGCAACACAAATCAAGATTGGAGGCCACGCTCTAAGTACTAAAACTACTATACCTCCTCCAATGGGAAGCGGAGCCTTTGCCTCTAACTCGAATAAAGCTGCATTTATCCATGATATTTGGCTCATCCACAAGGACGGTATAAGCACCCCAATCGACAATGATGCGCCCACTAAAGTCACGGATGACAAGCTCTACTCTGCCTCACCTATAGGAAGAGCGAAATTCTATTATGGAGGGCCTGGAGGGGAATCGTAG